The following proteins are co-located in the Sandaracinaceae bacterium genome:
- the argJ gene encoding bifunctional glutamate N-acetyltransferase/amino-acid acetyltransferase ArgJ, with protein sequence MTDSQHPTVAGFSFAAMHCGIKSNGALDLGLIVADDAVSVAGMFTKNRVKAAPVELSMQRVERGRAQAIVVNSGNANACTGKKGKEDARVITSIVADELGVADDMVLMASTGIIGHPLPSERIEAVLPELLKSATPDQIDPFARAIMTTDRWPKVSSIKFPIGHDQEVTVLGIAKGAGMIHPDMATTLAFVLTDAPMHSSFLSRALNTAVDRTFNQLTVDGCTSTNDSIFAMSSNKVQSEPLRGSDRDARRFIDALVDVLGELGRRIVQDGEGAKHVVSLEVIGAPSEDAARKVGEAIATSLLVKAAVYGRDPNWGRIMAAAGTAGVAFDPSKVDIKIGKVTVCKKGMGVGRDAEEDARRAMNDPSYRITVKLGPGKAKSTYTFCDIGEDYLRLNAAYRT encoded by the coding sequence ATGACCGACTCCCAACATCCCACCGTGGCCGGCTTCTCGTTCGCCGCCATGCACTGCGGCATCAAGAGCAACGGGGCGCTCGACCTCGGGCTCATCGTCGCCGACGACGCGGTCTCCGTGGCCGGCATGTTCACCAAGAACCGCGTGAAGGCCGCGCCCGTCGAGCTGTCGATGCAGCGGGTCGAGCGGGGGCGCGCCCAGGCCATCGTGGTCAACAGCGGCAACGCCAACGCCTGCACGGGCAAGAAGGGCAAGGAGGACGCCCGGGTCATCACCTCGATCGTGGCCGACGAGCTGGGCGTGGCCGACGACATGGTGCTCATGGCGTCCACCGGGATCATCGGTCACCCGCTCCCCTCGGAGCGCATCGAGGCGGTCCTGCCCGAGCTGCTCAAGTCGGCGACGCCCGACCAGATCGATCCGTTCGCGCGGGCGATCATGACCACCGATCGCTGGCCGAAGGTCTCGTCGATCAAGTTCCCCATCGGGCACGACCAGGAGGTCACCGTGCTCGGGATCGCCAAGGGCGCGGGCATGATCCACCCGGACATGGCCACCACCCTCGCGTTCGTCCTGACCGACGCCCCGATGCACAGCTCGTTCTTGAGCCGCGCGCTCAACACGGCCGTCGATCGCACCTTCAACCAGCTGACGGTCGATGGGTGCACGAGCACCAACGACTCCATCTTCGCGATGAGCTCCAACAAGGTGCAGTCGGAGCCGCTCCGGGGCAGCGACCGCGACGCGCGGCGCTTCATCGACGCCCTGGTCGACGTGCTCGGCGAGCTCGGCCGGCGCATCGTGCAAGACGGCGAGGGCGCCAAGCACGTCGTCAGCCTCGAGGTCATCGGCGCGCCGAGCGAGGACGCGGCGCGCAAGGTCGGCGAGGCCATCGCCACGAGCCTGCTCGTCAAGGCGGCCGTCTACGGTCGAGACCCGAACTGGGGCCGCATCATGGCCGCGGCGGGCACGGCCGGGGTCGCCTTCGATCCCAGCAAGGTCGACATCAAGATCGGCAAGGTCACCGTCTGCAAGAAGGGCATGGGCGTGGGCCGCGACGCGGAGGAAGACGCGCGCCGCGCGATGAACGACCCGAGCTACCGCATCACGGTCAAGCTCGGCCCCGGCAAGGCGAAGAGCACCTACACGTTCTGCGACATCGGCGAGGACTACCTCCGCCTCAACGCCGCCTACCGCACCTGA
- a CDS encoding serine/threonine-protein kinase, producing MLDLVGTRVDRYDVLSQLGQGGFGAVYRARHAVVGNEVALKVLWPDHADDPRKVERFVREARAAASLGHPNIVRVLDAGTTDGLTFLAMELLPGRDLESAIEARGPLPVRESVAILRQVLDALQAAHGRGIVHRDLKPANVFLVGDRDATQVRLLDFGISKMQHESKLTDSGMILGTPAFMAPEQVEGRADARADVFAAGAMLYAMLAGRPPFSGTGFEVLTRRMAGEREQPLGELVPGLPPWILAAVRRAMAPDPDARFSSATAMREALEGRLDAAGGVATLPAHASMPPRVRPRRGAWIGVGLLAVLFSLGLGVLGVLGVALWRRAPEPEPAAEALSPVAAEPVPNVIPVVPVSVPAPTLSGDTATSGAEDEVAPPETRSERLRPGNPRGVAYTFVRFVSRAPRSTLLAALNRARPAVSACHRGRRDAVSVSLVATLGGEISIAQPHATRHSSDLGVARCVAEAIRGAGPLRLGPQQTVIADLDVVVPAP from the coding sequence GTGCTCGACCTCGTCGGAACGCGCGTCGATCGGTACGACGTGCTCTCGCAGCTCGGACAGGGAGGCTTCGGCGCCGTGTACCGCGCGCGGCACGCGGTGGTGGGGAACGAGGTCGCCCTCAAGGTGCTCTGGCCCGACCACGCCGACGACCCCCGCAAGGTCGAGCGCTTCGTGCGGGAGGCCCGCGCCGCCGCCTCCCTCGGACACCCGAACATCGTCCGGGTCCTGGACGCGGGGACGACGGACGGCCTGACGTTCCTCGCGATGGAGCTTCTCCCGGGCCGGGATCTGGAGAGCGCGATCGAGGCCCGCGGCCCTCTCCCCGTGCGCGAGTCGGTCGCGATCCTCCGGCAGGTGCTCGACGCGCTGCAGGCCGCGCACGGGCGCGGGATCGTGCACCGGGACCTCAAGCCGGCGAACGTGTTCCTGGTCGGCGACCGCGACGCGACGCAGGTGAGGCTCCTGGACTTCGGCATCAGCAAGATGCAGCACGAGTCGAAGCTCACCGACTCGGGCATGATCCTGGGCACGCCGGCCTTCATGGCGCCCGAGCAGGTGGAGGGGCGGGCGGACGCGCGGGCGGACGTCTTCGCGGCGGGCGCGATGCTCTACGCCATGCTGGCCGGGCGGCCGCCGTTCTCGGGCACCGGCTTCGAGGTGCTGACCCGACGCATGGCGGGCGAGCGCGAGCAGCCGCTGGGCGAGCTGGTGCCGGGGCTGCCGCCGTGGATCCTGGCCGCCGTGCGGCGCGCGATGGCGCCCGATCCCGACGCCCGCTTCTCGAGCGCGACGGCGATGCGTGAGGCCCTCGAGGGGCGCCTCGACGCGGCCGGCGGGGTGGCGACCCTTCCCGCCCACGCCTCGATGCCCCCGCGCGTCCGACCTCGCCGAGGCGCGTGGATCGGGGTCGGCCTGCTCGCGGTGCTCTTCTCGCTCGGCCTGGGCGTGCTCGGCGTCCTTGGCGTCGCCCTGTGGAGGCGGGCGCCCGAGCCCGAGCCCGCGGCGGAGGCACTCTCGCCGGTCGCCGCCGAGCCTGTGCCGAATGTGATACCGGTGGTGCCGGTGTCGGTCCCCGCGCCGACCCTGTCCGGGGACACCGCGACGTCCGGCGCGGAGGACGAGGTCGCTCCACCCGAGACGCGCTCCGAGCGGCTTCGGCCCGGCAACCCGCGCGGCGTCGCCTACACCTTCGTCCGCTTCGTCAGCCGCGCGCCGCGCTCCACCCTGCTCGCGGCGCTCAACCGCGCGAGGCCCGCCGTGTCGGCCTGTCACCGCGGGCGACGCGACGCGGTCAGCGTCTCCCTCGTGGCCACGCTCGGCGGTGAGATCTCCATCGCGCAGCCCCACGCGACCCGCCACTCCTCGGACCTCGGGGTCGCCCGTTGCGTCGCAGAGGCGATACGCGGCGCGGGCCCTCTCCGGCTGGGACCGCAGCAGACGGTGATCGCGGATCTCGACGTGGTGGTCCCCGCGCCCTGA
- a CDS encoding sigma 54-interacting transcriptional regulator: MTRTPSPDQDHRLTREDDNTTLSQDTVERARQATGPRAALVVHHGEAVKSVPIADGGSLVVGRAAPADVVVEDPSLSRRHARFTRIPAGLKVEDLGSTNGTHLGGARIDVATLAPGEAVSLGSVTVSFSLASASAPLVSGTESYERFVHHVEDERVRARTFGRSLALVFVRALGGEHAHVSHWVPRCRGTLRPVDRVTLWGETAALVLLPETDLSRARTVASALVEGRRLGEPTLVAGVALHAGATETLVDRARGLARQARAERRVVIDGDAEAGSVTAAPVWASPKMHALHALIERVAASQIPVLIQGETGSGKEVVARAIHGSSPRAKGPLRSVNCGAMPLTLLQATLFGHEKGAFTGADRAVPGLFEQASGGTLFLDEVGELGAPAQAALLRALETQRVVRVGGTEEIVVDVRILAATHRDLEQMVREGTFRQDLLFRLETMRLSVPPLRERPEDLQALTTRFLEEASRAADGRARRLDPAAWSLLTTHSWPGNVRELRNVIERAVVVSQGDVITPDDLPERLTAIRSGLGAAAPGAHPTPGESDADFKERVRAYETKLILDALARTGGNQTQAAKLLRMPLRTMVHKIKSYGIKKSYE; encoded by the coding sequence TTGACGCGGACGCCCTCGCCCGACCAGGATCACCGTCTGACCCGCGAGGACGACAACACGACCCTGTCGCAGGACACGGTGGAGCGCGCGCGCCAGGCGACCGGCCCGCGGGCGGCGCTCGTCGTGCATCACGGCGAGGCGGTCAAGAGCGTGCCCATCGCGGACGGTGGCTCGCTCGTGGTCGGGCGCGCGGCGCCGGCCGACGTGGTCGTCGAGGACCCCAGCCTCTCGCGGCGACACGCCCGCTTCACGCGGATCCCGGCCGGGCTGAAGGTCGAGGACCTCGGCTCCACGAACGGCACCCACCTCGGCGGCGCGCGCATCGATGTCGCGACGCTGGCTCCGGGCGAGGCGGTGTCCCTCGGGAGCGTCACGGTCTCGTTCAGCCTCGCGTCGGCCAGCGCGCCGCTGGTCTCGGGCACGGAGAGCTACGAGCGCTTCGTGCACCACGTCGAAGACGAGCGCGTCCGGGCCCGGACCTTCGGCCGCTCGCTCGCCCTGGTCTTCGTGCGCGCGCTCGGCGGCGAGCACGCCCACGTGAGCCACTGGGTCCCGCGCTGCCGCGGCACGCTCCGGCCGGTCGACCGCGTCACCCTCTGGGGCGAGACGGCCGCGCTGGTGCTCTTGCCGGAGACCGACCTGTCCCGCGCGCGCACCGTCGCCTCGGCGCTCGTGGAGGGCCGACGGCTGGGCGAGCCGACGCTGGTGGCCGGCGTGGCGTTGCACGCGGGCGCGACCGAGACGCTGGTCGACCGCGCCCGGGGCCTCGCGCGGCAGGCCCGCGCCGAGCGCCGCGTGGTGATCGACGGGGACGCAGAGGCCGGATCGGTGACCGCCGCGCCCGTCTGGGCGAGCCCCAAGATGCACGCGCTGCACGCTCTCATCGAGCGGGTCGCCGCCTCGCAGATCCCCGTGCTGATTCAGGGCGAGACCGGGAGCGGCAAGGAGGTCGTGGCCCGGGCCATTCACGGCTCGAGCCCGCGCGCGAAGGGGCCGCTGCGCAGCGTCAACTGCGGCGCGATGCCGCTGACCCTGCTGCAGGCCACGCTCTTCGGGCACGAGAAGGGCGCCTTCACCGGGGCCGATCGCGCGGTCCCCGGCCTTTTCGAGCAGGCGAGCGGGGGGACCCTCTTCCTCGACGAGGTGGGCGAGCTGGGGGCCCCCGCGCAGGCGGCGCTGCTGCGCGCGCTCGAGACGCAGCGCGTGGTGCGCGTGGGCGGCACCGAGGAGATCGTGGTCGACGTGCGCATCCTGGCCGCGACCCACCGGGACCTCGAGCAGATGGTGCGCGAGGGCACGTTCCGTCAGGACCTCCTCTTCCGGCTCGAGACGATGCGCCTCTCGGTGCCCCCGCTGCGGGAGCGGCCCGAAGACCTGCAGGCCCTGACGACGCGCTTCCTCGAGGAGGCGAGCCGGGCCGCCGACGGACGGGCGCGGCGCCTCGATCCGGCGGCGTGGTCGCTGCTGACGACGCACAGCTGGCCGGGCAACGTGCGGGAGCTCCGGAACGTGATCGAGCGGGCCGTCGTGGTGAGCCAGGGCGACGTGATCACGCCGGACGATCTGCCCGAGCGGCTGACCGCCATCCGATCGGGGCTCGGCGCGGCCGCCCCGGGCGCGCACCCCACTCCGGGTGAGAGCGACGCCGACTTCAAGGAGCGCGTGCGCGCCTACGAGACGAAGCTGATCCTCGACGCCCTGGCCCGCACCGGGGGCAACCAGACGCAGGCGGCGAAGCTGCTCCGCATGCCGCTCCGGACCATGGTGCACAAGATCAAGTCGTACGGCATCAAGAAGAGCTATGAATGA
- the purN gene encoding phosphoribosylglycinamide formyltransferase, producing the protein MADPIALVVLVSGRGSNLHAIAEAIDAGACHARIAAVISDRGPDRCEALSWATGRGITTATVPPKAHADRTAWDAALAEEVAAHAPDLVVLAGFMKIVGPAFLQRFGGRTLNVHPSLLPAFPGLRAPEQAIAAGVRISGCTVHLVDAGVDTGPILAQAAVPVRPDDDAARLHARIQRHEHRLLPRVVHWLGTGELSLERGIAPEADGVLYSPSV; encoded by the coding sequence GTGGCGGATCCGATCGCGCTCGTGGTGCTCGTCAGCGGGCGCGGCTCGAACCTGCACGCCATCGCGGAGGCGATCGACGCGGGCGCCTGTCACGCGCGGATCGCGGCGGTGATCTCGGATCGCGGGCCCGACCGGTGCGAGGCGCTCAGCTGGGCGACGGGGCGCGGGATCACGACCGCGACCGTGCCCCCCAAGGCCCACGCGGACCGGACGGCGTGGGACGCGGCGCTGGCCGAGGAGGTGGCCGCGCACGCGCCAGACCTGGTCGTGCTCGCGGGCTTCATGAAGATCGTCGGGCCCGCGTTCCTCCAGCGCTTCGGCGGGCGGACGCTGAACGTGCACCCCTCGCTCTTGCCCGCGTTCCCGGGCCTGCGCGCGCCCGAGCAGGCGATCGCGGCCGGCGTGCGGATCAGCGGCTGCACGGTGCACCTGGTCGACGCGGGGGTCGACACGGGGCCCATCCTCGCCCAGGCCGCGGTGCCCGTCCGCCCCGACGACGACGCGGCCCGGCTCCACGCGCGCATCCAGCGACACGAGCACCGCCTGCTCCCGCGGGTGGTGCACTGGCTCGGCACGGGCGAGCTCTCGCTCGAGCGCGGGATCGCCCCCGAGGCCGACGGCGTCCTCTACTCCCCGTCGGTCTGA
- a CDS encoding M20/M25/M40 family metallo-hydrolase, producing the protein MSTDLRETSAAQPFDWAEIEAEAVAHFKALLRIDTTNPPGNERPAADYIAKVLKKEGIDFDIVESKPTRASLVARLRGSGKKGPLLLNGHLDVVPADPDFWTHPPFEAKEADGCIWGRGAIDMKNMVTMGLMALILAKRTGVRLERDLIFAAVADEEAGSHEGALYLVEEHPEKVRAEYVLNEVGGHTLFMGDNRFYPIQVSEKGICWFEMTVEGEPGHGSMPRPDNSVVRLGRALARLGEARLPQHNLPVVESFLRTLAAGSPFPNKAVLPLLLQPRFASTLLSLLEKHELEKAIGINAMLRNTASPTMMEAGKKVNVIPSSAKARVDGRILPGQSLEQFLAEVQRVVGPEVKINVIDHHEGTTFDADTPLYDTICQVLDERDPGGTPVPYMIPGFTDSFAYARLGATCYGFSPVKLGPDLNFTRMYHGHDERIPVDGFKWGLRTLWDVVHRFVT; encoded by the coding sequence GTGAGCACGGATCTGAGAGAGACGAGCGCCGCGCAGCCGTTCGACTGGGCGGAGATCGAGGCCGAGGCGGTGGCGCACTTCAAGGCGCTGCTCCGCATCGACACCACCAACCCGCCAGGGAACGAGCGGCCGGCCGCGGACTACATCGCGAAGGTGCTGAAGAAGGAGGGCATCGACTTCGACATCGTCGAGTCCAAGCCCACGCGCGCCAGCCTCGTCGCGCGCCTGCGTGGGAGCGGCAAGAAGGGGCCCTTGCTCCTGAACGGGCACCTGGACGTGGTGCCCGCCGACCCGGACTTCTGGACGCACCCGCCCTTCGAGGCGAAGGAGGCCGACGGCTGCATCTGGGGCCGCGGCGCGATCGACATGAAGAACATGGTGACGATGGGCCTGATGGCGCTCATCCTCGCCAAGCGGACCGGCGTCCGGCTCGAGCGCGACCTGATCTTCGCCGCGGTCGCGGACGAGGAGGCGGGCAGCCACGAGGGCGCGCTCTACCTCGTCGAGGAGCACCCGGAGAAGGTGCGCGCCGAGTACGTGCTGAACGAAGTGGGCGGCCACACGCTCTTCATGGGAGACAACCGGTTTTACCCCATCCAGGTCTCCGAGAAGGGCATCTGCTGGTTCGAGATGACGGTCGAGGGCGAGCCGGGGCACGGCTCGATGCCGCGCCCCGACAACTCGGTCGTGCGGCTCGGGCGAGCCCTCGCGCGCCTCGGTGAAGCGCGCCTGCCGCAGCACAACCTGCCGGTCGTGGAGAGCTTCCTCCGCACCCTCGCGGCGGGCTCCCCGTTCCCGAACAAGGCCGTGCTCCCCTTGCTCCTGCAGCCCCGCTTCGCCTCGACGCTCCTGTCGCTCCTCGAGAAGCACGAGCTGGAGAAGGCGATCGGGATCAACGCGATGCTCCGCAACACCGCGTCTCCGACCATGATGGAGGCGGGCAAGAAGGTGAACGTCATCCCCTCGAGCGCGAAGGCGCGGGTCGACGGGCGCATCCTGCCGGGCCAGTCGCTCGAGCAGTTCCTCGCCGAGGTCCAGCGCGTGGTGGGGCCCGAGGTGAAGATCAACGTCATCGATCATCACGAGGGCACGACCTTCGACGCTGACACCCCGCTCTACGACACGATCTGCCAGGTGCTCGACGAGCGGGACCCGGGCGGCACCCCCGTGCCGTACATGATCCCCGGGTTCACCGACTCGTTCGCGTACGCGCGGCTCGGGGCCACCTGCTACGGCTTCTCACCGGTGAAGCTCGGCCCGGACCTCAACTTCACGCGCATGTACCACGGCCACGACGAGCGCATCCCCGTGGACGGCTTCAAGTGGGGGCTGCGCACGCTCTGGGACGTGGTCCACCGCTTCGTGACCTGA
- a CDS encoding VOC family protein: protein MRFLHTMLRVQDLDAALDFYVEKLGLREVRRRDSEGGRFTLVFLSTGEDEAEIELTYNWDPEETFTGGRYFGHLAFSVDDIYATCQRLMDAGVTINRPPRDGRMAFVRSPDLHSVELLQRGDALPPREPWASMPNTGEW from the coding sequence ATGCGCTTCCTGCACACGATGCTTCGCGTCCAGGACCTCGACGCCGCGCTCGACTTCTACGTGGAGAAGCTCGGGCTCCGAGAGGTGCGCCGGCGAGACAGCGAGGGGGGCCGCTTCACCCTCGTGTTCCTGAGCACCGGCGAGGACGAGGCCGAGATCGAGCTGACGTACAACTGGGATCCCGAGGAGACGTTCACCGGCGGCCGCTACTTCGGTCACCTCGCCTTCTCGGTCGACGACATCTACGCGACCTGCCAGCGGCTCATGGACGCCGGCGTCACGATCAACCGGCCGCCTCGCGACGGACGCATGGCGTTCGTCCGCTCCCCCGACCTGCACTCGGTGGAGCTGCTCCAGCGCGGCGACGCGCTCCCCCCGCGGGAGCCCTGGGCCAGCATGCCGAACACGGGGGAATGGTGA
- a CDS encoding sigma-54 dependent transcriptional regulator — translation MPSVLIVEDDPFESRMMEQYLSRGGHQVSHVPSAEDAVEALGREMVDVVVTDLHLPGMSGLDLLRRLAGEDAPPVIVVTGDTDVTTAVDAMRAGAADYVNKPLTMKALEHVLDRVVETTRLRRRVDFLQRTVQDDPDPAGTAQSETMRATLELARRTAGSDSAVLVVGESGVGKEIVAAYLHRQSSRARGPFVRINVAAIPDTMIEAELFGAVRGAFTDARSDRSGFFAAADGGTLLLDEIAELRTELQAKLLRVIETHRYYPVGARREVHSDVRIVAATNRDPEAEVKAGRMRADLFYRLASVVIRVPSLRERREDIPALAKAILSDVRRQTGRGPVRFSPAALEALVEHPWPGNVRELRNVVERMALLVDGAEVTPRDVDALGILGRSEGPLVSSLPPEALRSGRAFVPRRLEEVAREACDEAERRHIEATLSHTAGNKSKAAELLGVSRSTLWKKLRRFALD, via the coding sequence GTGCCCTCCGTACTCATCGTCGAAGACGATCCCTTCGAGTCGCGCATGATGGAGCAATATCTGTCGCGCGGTGGGCACCAGGTCTCGCATGTCCCCTCGGCCGAGGACGCGGTCGAGGCGCTGGGCCGTGAGATGGTCGACGTGGTGGTGACGGACCTCCACCTCCCTGGGATGAGCGGGCTCGATCTCCTCCGTCGGCTGGCCGGCGAGGACGCGCCCCCGGTCATCGTGGTCACGGGAGACACGGACGTGACCACGGCCGTCGACGCGATGCGCGCCGGCGCGGCGGACTACGTCAACAAGCCGCTGACGATGAAGGCGCTCGAGCACGTGCTGGACCGCGTGGTGGAGACGACGCGGCTCCGGCGCCGCGTCGACTTCCTGCAGCGCACCGTGCAGGACGACCCGGACCCCGCCGGCACCGCGCAGTCGGAGACGATGCGCGCCACCCTCGAGCTCGCGCGTCGCACCGCGGGGAGCGACTCGGCCGTGCTCGTCGTCGGCGAGAGCGGGGTGGGCAAGGAGATCGTCGCCGCGTATCTGCACCGCCAGTCGTCGCGCGCGCGCGGCCCGTTCGTGCGCATCAACGTCGCCGCCATCCCCGACACGATGATCGAGGCCGAGCTCTTCGGGGCCGTACGCGGCGCGTTCACCGACGCCCGCAGCGACCGCAGCGGGTTCTTCGCCGCCGCGGACGGGGGCACGCTGCTGCTCGACGAGATCGCGGAGCTCCGGACGGAGCTGCAGGCGAAGCTGCTGCGCGTCATCGAGACGCACCGCTACTACCCGGTCGGCGCGAGGCGCGAGGTGCACAGCGACGTGCGGATCGTCGCCGCGACCAACCGCGACCCCGAAGCCGAGGTGAAGGCGGGGCGCATGCGGGCCGATCTCTTCTATCGCCTCGCCTCCGTGGTCATCCGCGTCCCCTCGCTCCGGGAGCGTCGAGAGGACATCCCCGCGCTGGCCAAGGCCATCCTCTCGGACGTGCGCCGCCAGACGGGGCGAGGCCCGGTGCGATTCTCTCCCGCCGCGCTCGAGGCGCTGGTGGAGCACCCCTGGCCCGGCAACGTGCGCGAGCTCCGCAACGTGGTCGAGCGGATGGCGCTGCTGGTGGACGGCGCCGAGGTCACGCCTCGCGACGTGGACGCGCTGGGCATCCTCGGGCGGTCCGAGGGGCCGCTCGTGAGCTCTCTGCCCCCGGAGGCGCTGCGCTCGGGGCGCGCCTTCGTGCCGCGTCGCCTCGAGGAGGTCGCGCGCGAGGCGTGCGACGAGGCGGAGCGTCGGCACATCGAGGCGACGCTGAGCCACACGGCCGGCAACAAGAGCAAGGCCGCGGAGCTGCTCGGGGTCTCGCGCTCCACGCTCTGGAAGAAGCTGCGCCGCTTCGCGCTCGATTGA
- a CDS encoding peroxidase family protein: MKIDVGWFARFGALGFVCLLWTPGIGQAQYCGVGGGPVCDPGLVCEPVSATTGLCCPDDPMTGQPPVCIGPSGPPPATVLASDLIGLLGLASDPALAADLFTGPWTNWYRDGRERGLAKLALMRGILETYNLTDMYVGGATGVPLVTDPARPSPMCPPGDYAARTLDGSCNDPLNPLMGARGTRFGRNVPLAGAHADPSMLLEPNPRKVSLSLLRRRIGRFQPVPFLNNLAGAWTQFQIHDWFDHGRPHTRDVIEVPLSRWDPLRFTRGLDTLIVPATRADPTRVAGRDDALPPTFTNEVTHWWDGSQIYGSDDATAHRLRAHHGGRLRVQADGLLPVGSRGYSDTGMRENFWVGLELLHTIFALEHNAIADMLAATYPSWDDERLFQTARLINAALIAKIHTLEWTPAILPNSSLDVAMNTNWYGLNHFACPPLPEIPGLYPNPVVYGVVGNAAGRDLHDAAYAMTEEFVSVYRMHPLLPEVFAVRSARSGRLRQIVPTGRTRDGGGRQLVERHGMTDMLYTFGTSHPGALVLGNYPRFLQDIEIPGRGVMDMGTVDVLRDRERGVPRYNQARQMLGMPPVPDFLTLTGGDRGLAHRLQRVYGTIDRLDLMVGTFAEAQRPSCYGFGETLFQVFTLMATRRLQADRYYTELYNADTYTNEGLIWVEANSMKSVLLRHFPDLADTGLAHVDNAFYPWE; encoded by the coding sequence ATGAAAATCGACGTGGGTTGGTTCGCCCGGTTCGGGGCGCTGGGATTCGTGTGTCTGCTGTGGACGCCGGGCATCGGGCAGGCGCAGTACTGCGGAGTGGGTGGAGGGCCGGTGTGCGATCCGGGTCTCGTCTGCGAGCCGGTCAGCGCGACGACCGGTCTGTGTTGCCCCGATGATCCCATGACGGGCCAGCCTCCCGTCTGCATCGGGCCGTCGGGCCCGCCGCCGGCGACGGTGCTCGCCTCGGACCTCATCGGGCTGCTCGGTCTCGCGAGCGATCCCGCGCTGGCCGCGGACCTCTTCACCGGCCCGTGGACCAACTGGTACCGCGATGGCCGGGAGCGCGGCCTGGCGAAGCTCGCGCTGATGCGCGGCATCCTCGAGACCTACAACCTGACGGACATGTACGTGGGCGGGGCCACCGGGGTGCCGCTCGTGACGGATCCCGCGCGGCCGAGCCCGATGTGTCCGCCTGGCGACTACGCCGCGCGCACGCTCGACGGGAGCTGCAACGATCCGCTGAACCCCTTGATGGGCGCGCGCGGCACACGCTTCGGACGCAACGTGCCGCTCGCCGGGGCGCACGCGGATCCGTCGATGCTGCTCGAGCCGAACCCGCGCAAGGTGTCGCTCTCGCTCCTTCGACGCCGGATCGGGCGCTTCCAGCCGGTCCCCTTCCTCAACAACCTCGCTGGCGCGTGGACCCAGTTTCAGATCCACGACTGGTTCGATCACGGCCGCCCCCACACCCGCGACGTGATCGAGGTGCCGCTGAGTCGGTGGGATCCGCTCCGCTTCACGCGCGGGCTCGACACGCTCATCGTGCCCGCGACCCGCGCCGACCCGACGCGCGTGGCCGGCCGTGACGACGCGCTCCCGCCGACCTTCACCAACGAGGTCACGCACTGGTGGGACGGCTCGCAGATCTACGGGAGCGACGACGCCACCGCGCATCGGCTCCGCGCGCACCACGGCGGCCGGCTCCGCGTGCAGGCGGACGGGCTGCTCCCGGTCGGCTCGCGCGGCTACTCGGACACGGGCATGCGCGAGAACTTCTGGGTCGGCCTGGAGCTGCTCCACACGATCTTCGCGCTCGAGCACAACGCGATCGCCGACATGCTCGCGGCCACTTACCCGAGCTGGGACGACGAGCGCCTGTTCCAGACCGCGCGGCTGATCAACGCGGCGCTGATCGCGAAGATCCACACCCTCGAGTGGACGCCCGCCATCCTGCCCAACAGCAGCCTCGACGTGGCGATGAACACGAACTGGTACGGCCTGAACCACTTCGCGTGTCCGCCGCTCCCGGAGATCCCGGGGCTCTACCCGAACCCGGTGGTCTACGGCGTGGTGGGCAACGCGGCGGGGCGCGATCTCCACGACGCGGCCTACGCGATGACGGAGGAGTTCGTCTCGGTCTACCGCATGCACCCGCTCCTGCCGGAGGTCTTCGCGGTGCGCTCGGCGCGCTCCGGGCGGCTCCGTCAGATCGTGCCCACGGGCCGCACCCGCGACGGAGGCGGCCGGCAGCTCGTCGAGCGTCACGGCATGACCGACATGCTCTACACCTTCGGCACGAGTCACCCGGGCGCGCTCGTGCTCGGCAACTACCCTCGCTTTCTCCAGGACATCGAGATCCCGGGGCGCGGCGTGATGGACATGGGCACCGTCGACGTGCTGCGCGATCGCGAGCGCGGCGTGCCTCGCTACAACCAGGCGCGCCAGATGCTGGGCATGCCTCCGGTGCCGGACTTCCTGACGCTGACGGGGGGCGATCGTGGCCTCGCGCACCGCCTGCAGCGGGTCTACGGCACCATCGACCGACTCGACCTGATGGTGGGCACCTTCGCCGAGGCGCAGCGCCCGAGCTGCTACGGCTTCGGCGAGACGCTCTTCCAGGTCTTCACCCTCATGGCCACGCGCCGGCTCCAGGCGGACCGCTACTACACGGAGCTCTACAACGCCGACACGTACACCAACGAGGGCCTGATCTGGGTAGAGGCGAACTCGATGAAGTCGGTGCTCCTGCGCCACTTCCCGGACCTCGCCGACACGGGGCTCGCCCACGTCGACAACGCATTCTACCCCTGGGAGTGA